In the genome of Desulfovibrio desulfuricans, the window CAGCCTACTGTTCCACAACCAGACGAGCGCCCGTGCGCAGGTTCTTTTCGTCCACGCTGTTCCAGCGTTTCAGATCATCCACGCTCACATTGTAGGTGCGGGCAATCTTCCACAAAGTATCATTGGCCTGCACTGTATAGGTGGTTTTGCTTGTTTTGGCGGCCTTGGCGGGCTTGTCCTTATCTCGATCCTTGCCGAGATGCCCATCAGGCCCGGCAGCCACAGGCCGCCCAACCGCGGCCACTGCCTGACCACTACCCTGGCCACTTTGACTTCCGCCCTGCACGGGGATGCGCAGCACAGCGCCAGCATGCACCTTGTGCGGATCGGAAATACCGTTGCACTGTTGGATATCCTGCACGCTCACACCATATTTGCGGGCCACAGAGCTGAGAGTTTCGTCCGCCCTCAGGGTGTGCTTTGGCCCGTCATTGGCGGCGATCACCCGTGCGGAGGGTCCCTGCGGTTCCCGGCTGGCTGCCGCGTTGCCGGGCTTGCCCGCCTTGGCCTGCCCCTTGGCCGGCTTGGCATCCAGAGCCGCTACCGCCTGGGCAGACATGTTCACCGAGCGCGGAACCAGTACCGTTTCGCCAGCCTTTAAATAAGGATTGCCCGGATTGGCCGCCCGTAGCGAAGCCACGGACACACCGCAACGGCGGCTGATTTTGTCCCATGAGTCAGCGCTGGAGGCCACCGTACTTGGAGCCCAGCCCGCGTAAGGCGCACACTGGGGTGAAGACAGAAAGGCCTGAGCCGCACGTTCCCGGCTTGCCGGTACATATATATATGTAGTGCGGCTGGTGTCGGTCATGGGGCGCTTGTGGTGCCTGTTGAATGCCGAAAACTCATCCATATCCATGCGGCAGGCGCGGGCCACGCCCGCCAGATCCGTGCCGGGTTTTGCGGTCAGGCGCAGCACGCCCGGTGCATTGTCGGGATGGATGGGATCAAAGCCAAGCTGGGGAAGATTGCGCATGATCTTGGTCACAGCCAGATAGCGCGGCACATACTGCTTGGTTTCGTCGCGCAGCTGCGCCTTGTCGTCCAGCATATGGTTGCGCGACTTGATTTCAAAAAAGTCACGCCCGCCCGTTCCCTGCTTGGCGCGGCCAATCTTGCCTTCACCGGCATTGTAGGCCGCGATGGCCGTGGGCCAGTCGCCAAAGTCGCCATAGAGTTTTTGCAGATAGTCTGCCGCAGCCTCGGTGGATTTGAAAGGATCAAGCCTCTCGTCCGTCCACCAGTCCTGATTCAGACCATACTTTTGCCCGGTATAGGGCATGAATTGCCAGGCTCCGGCGGCCCCGGCTGGCGAGCGCACTTCGCTTCGATAACCGCTTTCCACAATGGCAAGGTAGGCCAGGTCTTCCGGCATGCCTCGCAAGCGGAACACGCGCTTGGCATAGGCAAGGAACTGCTCTGCCCTTTTTGATGATGCGCTCATGGTGGGGCGGCCCTTGCGCAAAAAGTATTTGTACTGGCGCGTTACGTCCGCCATAGCGCTTTCGGGGATGTTTTTGTCCACCTGCCCGGTAGTGTTGAGCGC includes:
- a CDS encoding lytic transglycosylase domain-containing protein, which translates into the protein MARLFFLAVVCCLLLAGGCASRQGGDSGGGLSMSVPEEDTSPPLTASETAALNTTGQVDKNIPESAMADVTRQYKYFLRKGRPTMSASSKRAEQFLAYAKRVFRLRGMPEDLAYLAIVESGYRSEVRSPAGAAGAWQFMPYTGQKYGLNQDWWTDERLDPFKSTEAAADYLQKLYGDFGDWPTAIAAYNAGEGKIGRAKQGTGGRDFFEIKSRNHMLDDKAQLRDETKQYVPRYLAVTKIMRNLPQLGFDPIHPDNAPGVLRLTAKPGTDLAGVARACRMDMDEFSAFNRHHKRPMTDTSRTTYIYVPASRERAAQAFLSSPQCAPYAGWAPSTVASSADSWDKISRRCGVSVASLRAANPGNPYLKAGETVLVPRSVNMSAQAVAALDAKPAKGQAKAGKPGNAAASREPQGPSARVIAANDGPKHTLRADETLSSVARKYGVSVQDIQQCNGISDPHKVHAGAVLRIPVQGGSQSGQGSGQAVAAVGRPVAAGPDGHLGKDRDKDKPAKAAKTSKTTYTVQANDTLWKIARTYNVSVDDLKRWNSVDEKNLRTGARLVVEQ